One Calonectris borealis chromosome 21, bCalBor7.hap1.2, whole genome shotgun sequence genomic window, ttccaAAGAGAAGAAGGAGCTGCACACACAAGAGACACCCAAGACAAAGTGAGCGCTGGAGCAGAAAGCAGCTTGCGTTAAGAGTAAAACAAACCCAATGGGTCAAGTGATTTTGTTGTTGcagctttatttacattttaaatgtatggACTTGAATAGATGCTTagggaaatattttaagtgtAGAAATACGAGACACTTCAAATTGCACAAACATGAAATATGTTGAGAGCTAGCCCCACGCTCAAGACAGCTCCTGCGATCTCAGAGGAGGGAGCAATGGAACATAAATGCAAGTTTGGGGTTTAGGATGAGAGAAGGCAAGCTGGACTTGGAGTTACTGCTTTGGGGAATAAGCACACAAAGCACTAGTTGCAAGCATCTACTTCTGAGCTCTTTTCTGGCAGCACCACCCAGCTGGTGTTGCAGTAGAAGAGAGAAGGCAGTGGATACGGGTTTTATATCTGGGGCCTTTGTAAAATCCCTTGGAAGATCACCCTTCCCTATAGTCCCCAACACACACGTGAAGTTGGGTTCAATTAGCAAAGACCTTCAGGACTGAACCAGAACTACGACTCCTTTTCTGTCAGTCTTAGACCTCAGGCCACGGTTTCCAAGGAGCACCTGGCCAGAGCTTGGCACAGGGAGTTACTAACAAAATTTTAGCTGCGTCAGAAGCATagctgcttctcctgctgccccagtgaGAACAGTTCCAGAAGTCTAAGCTTTGCCTCTCACGTAACACTCCTCAAGTCAGGGTGAACAAGCAGCTACTGCACAGCCCACAAGAGCACTGGCCAGCCTGCTACTCTGTCATTTGGCTGAGGGTTTCTCAGCGCGTGGAAGGGACTTCACTACTTCCCTCAAGGCACGCAGCCAGGTCTGTGTGCAGAGGAACAGCTCTAGGAAACCACTCGAACACGGGGACTGAAAGCAAAGATTCCTCAGAACAATCTACTCAGCTTTAGTTTCAAGGACCCGCTTTCAGGTCTCCTCATCAAAACCCCGTGTACACATAAGTAGCCTAGCAACAAAACCCGGCCCTACATCTGAGGCACATCCTATTAATTACTGGGCAAGGGGCTGTCTCCTAAGCCCCTTCAGCACAACGGCAGTGACAACAGCTGGGCAGCAGACGCTCCCTTCCACAGGCTTTTCACAGCAGCCGGCAGCAGTGCACAGGGACCAAACAAGCTCTCAGCTTTGCAGCACCTGGAggtgtgctgctgcagggagctcaCTTTTCTACAGCCTTCCCTGGAGGGATGACCTAAAATAAACTAACCAGTGACCTTCAGGGAAACTGGAGCGCAGGAGAGTAGTTTGACAGGATGGCTGTATGGAACCCGTGTCCTGGCTTCATGGGACTGCACACCTCTTTATAAATCCCGTGGGATCAAGACCCATGAGAAAGTAACAAGTGGGGCAGACAGGTAACCCCAGCTGGGCTCACAGGACAGCACAGAATGCCTGTTTGTGGGCAAACTAGCTATTGCATTGACAGCCATTTAAACATGATTGTCACTCTATGGGTATGTGACAtaacagaaaccttttttccCACATTAGACAAtaagatttcattaaaaatatcttaGTACTCTAATTATAAAAGGACTTTGAATAAATCACTGTTtctatatttacacacacacaatttcTTTGGTGcagaaaaagacaggaaagagcACAGGAAGGGAATAAGTGCTAAAAGCAAAGGACTAAGTGCTACATGATATGAGGCTTCAGTGGAGGGATCATAGCTCTGCAGAGTTGCCAAGTTTCCTCACCTCGTGAGCACTCTTATAAGAAAGAGCACGAAGACAAATCCGTTTGGTGTATGTCACCGTTTGTGCTTAGATGTTAGTTCTGTTACGAGGGGTTGCTTTTGCTTTACACGGCATCTGGTGCCAGGCAGGTGAACAGACCATGCCAGCATGGTCAGAACCCCTTAGTCCAGAAGTTAAAACTACTGACACACAGCGGTGGCAGGCTGGTGACAGTGTGAGAGAAGCATGTCTGGCACACGTGAGGCACTATCATCCCACACCGCATCGCTTTGGATACAGCTGCCATGCTGTACACAGCCTGTGTAGTGGATGCACCCCTGACCTACCAGGGCCTGGACTGGCGCTTGGGTTTGTGACCATCACTCTTCATTTCTGAGATATTTCTAGGATCCCTTgctacccccccaaaaaactgaGTAAAGTTTGAAAAACAACTCTAAACTTttatctctagttttcttccaatGTTGTAGCCGTTCTAAGCTATGTCATATCAATACCTTTTTACTCTTAAAATACGTATATTACCCATAATGGCCTAACTTTCAAAGATATTGAGCAATTAGGGTTTTAGTTGACTTAGCTGGGGTTATAGGCATTCAGCATttttaggaaggaaaaggcaaaaatagaAAACCTGGTCACTAAAATTCTAAATAGGATTTTCAAAAGTTAAGTTTTTGTTTAGAAGTCATAGCCTTATTGCACTGACTTCACTTAGCTTGGACAATGCAGCCAAAATAATCaggttttcatttgtttcctccTGCTTTCATTAACTGCATCATCAGCTAGAAGTGCTGGAGTgcatgagagaaaataaaattaaaaaataaagtgtctgAATTCTCTAAAGTCTGTTTTCTAGgagtctttttaaaatattaagaatcCCACAAACAAAACAGTAATAAGTCTTCCACAGAAAATCCTATCATAATACTTCATAAttcaatgaaactgagcaagtcTGTTTTGCTCCTTTCAAATGTTCACCCCAACAGGACTCCAGGCAGCCAGGGGCAGTGGACAAGGAAAAAGGCACACTGTGTAACCAGGTCACTTGTGAAAGAACTCACCACAAAGACGTGGTGATCTTGTCTAACATGAGGACCCAGCTCAGCAAGCTAGTCTCTctagggagagagacagagacttCTCCAGAGGGATACTCAGACAGAAGCCTATACCCCCAAGGAAATTCATCTCCTTTTACAATGATCACAAAAGAAGCCTAAGCAAATTATCTGTCAAACCTAGCCAACTAAAGCAGGCACCAAGAGTTGGATGCTGTGAATACCTCCTTCACCATGACATTTATATCCTGTGGGATATCTACACGGAAAAGGCAGTTGCTTTAGTTGCAGAAAAAGAGTTTGACCTAATTAAAAACAGGAGTGAAATTTTGTTGGGAACATTCTCAAAACCTATACTCTAAGGGCTACTTGTCTGTCTGGACTAACTACCCCAAAAGGGTTGGAGTCATAAGGCAGAAGTCCACTGCCCTATTTGTACCTGGAAGAGTAATATTCTTCTTCTAGCTCGTACAGGTCAATGGAGATCTCATCCCGTAGTGCAATCAACTTCTTATCACATTCCTCCTGCAAGCTTCTCAGCTGCTGGTTGCGCTGGTTGATAGCTTCATTCACAGAGGGGAAATCATTGAGGATCAAGAACTGCTTCAGGTCAGACACAAGTTTCATCAGGGACTCACCAGCTCGGACCTTGTAGCAGGGAGAAAAATCACACAGCACATAGTATATCAAACAGTGCTTTACTCCAATTCTAAAACAAGATCTCCCAAGCCATTCCTTCAGCCCAAGCCTTGAATGAAGTAGAAAATCCCACGTTATGTGAGCATTCTGACAGAAGCCTGTAGCTGAGAAGCCAGGCTACCCAGCTTTCCCCCTAGAGAAGGAACTCACCCATCAGCCACCCCACATATCACGTTACTCTTCTAGCAGCAGTCCTAGTGAGAGTTATAAACGCTGCCCTGGATGCAATAATGAACCCAACGGTACCTGAAGGATGTGCTGCCTGCTGATTTGACCAGCAGATGCTACTCACAATGTTTGCAGCTCTGACATGCATCTCATAGTTATCTTGTTCACCCTGGGTTGCTCGAGAGACTTGAGTTTCATCCTCAATCTAAAGAAAAAAGTGTACATATCCACCTTTACATACTAAAATCCTGAGGCATGATTACTACGTTATAAGGCATCTCATCCCTGGGGCAGCCTCTGGACTCTACGGCATCCATGGATCTTCTTGGCCACCCTCCCCGCTTGCTTCTGCGGTTCTCCCCCGTTCAGCTACATCGCTTGGCAGTCCGCCGGGCGGAGGCAGGGAGGCCAGCACCAGCCAGGGAGAACGGACCACCGCCCGCCCTGGGGAAGGAACCCTCTTCCCTCACGGTTGAAGGGCCGCCCCTGCCCCCTCAGGACCTCTGCTCTCCCCTCACGgcccctgctctcccctcagggacccccattTCTCCTCAAAgctgcccccgggacccccctccccttccctcaggAGTCCGCGTGCtcccgcgggcccggccccctcccctcggggctcGGCTACGGCCCAGGCCCACCTTGGCAGTCTTGATGATTTCGGTGAAGTTGTCCATGATGGACTTAACGTCGTCCTTGAGGCGCTTGTTGTAGGACTGCAGCAGGGTCTCCTTACTCTGCGGCAGCACGCGCTGCTGCGCCATGGCGGCCGCCACCTTCCCGCCCTTCTTGCTCTCCCCCCCCCTCCGGCCACGCCCCGCCGCGTACGACGCCGCTGTCCTCTCGCGAGACGTAGCGCCCCATAGATATTTCCCGGCATGCGCTGCTgcccctttctcttcctcagtcCAAGATGGTGAgtggcggcgggcgcggggcgggggctggggtCATCCGCCGCCATCCACCCTCGTCGGTGGGCCGCGGCCGGGCAGGGAGGGCCGCGCGGGTGCTCGGTAGCCTGGGGGGGCGGTGGAGGGGTGTTTCGTGCCCGATTTGCGGTGACCGGGGCCGGTCCGGGGAAGGCCGCGTCTGGGCCCACCCGCCCGGAGTGCGGCGGCGCCGCCCGGCTCGGGCTGCTGGGAGCGGGGCAGCCTGGCCAGGCCGCAGCGTTTTTCCCGGTGTAGGGCGGAACTTGGGCCGGGCTCGGTGGCCAGTAACCCGCGGTGGAGGTGTCTCGGGTCCCCCGGTGTCGGGGAGCACTGGGCTGGGGAGCGCCAGCCTTTCCTTGGGCGATTGCTGCCCGGCCGAGGAGATCAACATCGGTTTTAAACGGCGTCCCGCTCAGGGAGATTCATGAACCTTTTAAAGTCAAATCGAAGGATTTGCTTTTTCTGGGAGAGCAGGGCTAGGCTGGGAGGTTGCCAGGTTGGTGAAATGCCTAGGAGAATGGATTTCCAAGGTGGACTGAAAGCTGTTTTAAGTACACAAGTACTTGAGGCAAAAGAAGGAAGAGTGCATTTCTTACTTGCAGCCGAAAGGaaagaaggccaagggcaagAAGGTGGCCCCGGCCCCTGCTGTAGTCAAGAAGCAGGAGGCCAAGAAGGTCGTCAATCCCCTCTTTGAGAAGAGGCCCAAGAACTTCGGCATTGGTGAGTAAGTGGATATTTGGGCTATTCACtcgaggtttttttgttttatggacAGACGTCTAAATTGTAAACAAGTGTATTGTAATAAAGCTATAGAGTGAAGAGAGTGATGAAGGCAGTTGCCTTGCTGCCTGCAATTAAGAGCTGTCCTTTATAGGGTATATGAAGGTGGCTATGGTCAATTTGCTGAATTTCCCGTATTACATCGATTCATTATATGATTCTATTGTGATGAATCCTGCCCTTTTGCAGGTGGTGTGGTAAATCAATTCAGACTTCTGTAGTGCCATTTTTGTTCGGTGTGCAGATGATGTGAAAGAATATTTGCTATCTGAGCGATAGTGCTGACATATCACCACCAAGATCACTGATGCACTTGTGCCTGTTCTGTGCTGTTGCTGTGTGGGTTTGGAACAGCTTTGAGTTAAAGTCTGTATTTTTAGGACAGGATATCCAGCCGAAGCGTGATCTCACACGTTTTGTGAAATGGCCGCGCTACATCAGACTGCAGCGCCAGAGGTCCATTCTTTACAAACGCTTGAAGGTGCCTCCTGCCATTAACCAGTTCACTCAGGCTTTGGACCGTCAGACAGGTAAGGATGTGTCCTGCAAAGTTCTCTTGACTTGGGTCATTAATgggagaaaagaaaccaaaataagaCTTAACAAAGGTAAGCTGGAGAGTATCTTTGGAAGCATTTCAGGGAAGCTCTAATAGTGAGTGGGGTGGTGTCAACAGCAAGCTGCTGTCTGCATTTGCTGGCTTAAGTCTTGATAGCTGCTGTGTACTTTGAAAAGGGAATAGAAAATACCAAAGCTCCTACTTAATGCCGCAAACCCAGGGTTATCTTAACTGCATGTTTCCATTGGAGTCCATTCTTCCAGCTTGATGTAGAACCACGTAGGGTTCTTTTAACTGCGTAGACAGTTTGAGAAGTAGGTATGAGTGCAGGCTTTGGGGGGAAGGCCAGCATCCTGCAGGCTGACATTGGTACAGGGGAAGAAGGGACTTCAGGGTCTTCTGTGAAACGAGTAAATAGTCTCTTCCAGGTGACAGTGTCTATGCAAGAAACTTTCAGCCTATGTAGAGTAACTCCCTCGTAGATGTTGCCAAACAAGTTGCTTGCTTTAAAGGAGAAAGTGCACCACCTTTAACCATAATTGCTGTGGGGGTCAACAGGCATTTCCTCATCCAAACAATGAAGGAGCTCTCATTGCCAACAGAGGTGCACGTAGAGGTAAATATGGGCTCTAGAGGTGCTCTGCTCTTGCACTGTGCAAATGATGCTAACTTTTTGCTGTCTAAGTACACTTGATGACAACCACCAAGATCGCTGATGCACTGCagtctttttaaaagtaatagcTTAGATTTTTTCAGGTCATGCATCTAACTAACTAGTAGATGTTCTTTTCCAGCTACACAGCTTCTGAAGCTGGCGCACAAATATAGGCCAGAAAATAAGCAAGAGAAGAAGCAGAGGCTACTGGCTCGTGCTGAgcagaaagctgcaggaaaggGAGATGCGCCGACTAAGCGGCCACCGGTCCTCCGAGCAGGTAACTTTGTACATGGCCTTGGCTGTTTGCATGTATGGGAGCGTGGTGCTTTGTTAGAGAGAAAACTGGTGAGTTGGTGCTCTGCTCCAACCAAACAGGATTGGACAAGCTATTGCAATGATGTATGAATTTCTTCACCTGAGCTCAAAGTGAAGAGCAAAATAGACGAGCTTTTTAACCCTGAGCTTTAGCAGATTGTCCATGGAATATCTTCTCTGTGCTACTGAATGGATGTGAAAAGTTTTCACAACTTTCATAATGAAGCCGCGCTATGGAGTCTGAGCTGGTTGTGTGCGGCTTACATGAAAGCTCTAAAAATAGACTGAGCGGAATCAAAGCTTACCTATAACTTGTTTTTCAGGTATTAACAGTGTCACAACTCTGGTAGAGAACAAGAAAGCTCAGCTTGTAGTTATTGCCCACGATGTAGACCCCATTGAGGTAAGCATACTCGCTGGTACATGTTACAGGCTACCTGTGTAACTTAAGCTGAGGACAGAACTGGGCTTGGGGTGAAAATGCATTTTAGGACAAATTTATTGTGTGAGAAGAGAATGCATAAAAAGACGTATTTACCAGAACTGGAATACTTATGCAAGTTCATAGTTGTCCTGGTATTACAGTGAGGCTTGGCCCGTGCAATGATGTATGAATTTCTTCACCTGAATCAACAATGAAGAGCAAAACGAGCTTTTTAACACTGAGCAATTGCCACAGCCCAGGCTGattcaaagaataaaaagatgTTCTCCCTCAGTTATACAGCACACTCCCTTTCTTTTCAGCTGGTGGTCTTCTTGCCAGCTCTGTGCCGCAAAATGGGAGTGCCATACTGCATCATCAAGGGCAAAGCCAGACTGGGGCGACTGGTCCACAGGAAAACTTGCACCTCTGTTGCTTTCACCCAAGTTAACCCGTAAGTATTCTGTGTGCTGACTTAATTCACCATAGTGGAGAAAGCAAACTTCAATCTGAGCAGTGCAGGTTCCTAAAGCATTGGCGGTTGGAGTGAAACCCTTTGCAAATGATGCTTATGCTTAACCTGAAAAATCACATTGCCACTATGAGCTCTTAAATACTGAGGCAAAAGATTTACGGAAAATGTTAAATTGAGGCTCTAAAGGAACTAAAATTATCACCAACAGGGAGGATAAGGGAGCCCTTGCAAAGCTGGTGGAGGCTGTCAAGACCAACTACAATGACAGATATGACGAGGTAAGATTCTCTGTGCTGCTTGCCTTGCCTTTTAGTTTGTACTGTTAACATCCCCAAAAGCTTCCCAgggaaaagtaaattatttcagaCTTGGTGACTGATATCAGTTTAAAGCCTGTTGGGTGCGTTGTACCTAGATTTGCTTATGATGTATCCAGATTCTTTACCTGAGGGTGGGGTAAAAGGAGGTCGCTGTCACCAAGTTACAGGTAAACGGGGCTATCACAGGGCTAGGATTGTAGAGAGGGCAACAGCTTCTGCTAGGCTCAACTCCATCCCCCAAGTCCAGAAGTTCCATGGTGGCTGAATCCAGCACCGTTCATGGGGAAAGATTTTAAACTCTTGTATCTCTGTGCTGCCCTGAAACGTAGTTCACTGCTTGAAATGTGTAGGAAGTTGAGGAAGCTCTTCCCCTTGTGCAGAAAGGAGCGTACCTGAGCAAGTTGACTGAACGATGTAGTAAGAGATTGTATGAGGCATCTAACGTGTTCTTGCTTCTTTGCAGATCCGTCGTCACTGGGGTGGTAACGTCCTGGGTCCAAAATCAGTGGCTCGCATTGCTAAGCTTGAAAAAGCAAAGGCTAAAGAACTGGCTACTAAGCTGGGCTAAAGATGTACTGGATTGCTACCGTGTTTTCTGTACATAAAAAGAATAAACCCCCAAATTAAGTTTCAGTGGTCTCTATCAATGGGAGTGTTCCAGGCAGTGGGTAGCACATAAGCACTGCCTTACGTCTCTGCCTTCCATCAAATGATTGAATAGCGCTGCACAGAAACAGCCGCATAGAGCAGGTTATTACTTTACTGCCCTTAACTACTAGTCCTATGTAGTAATTCCTCTCCTGTGAACACACAGCCCATTAATACATGCTGTGTGATCATAAAGTGGAATGCGCTAGGCTAGTTCTGGCTTTAAGCCTAGCTTGCTTACGCAAATACCTCTCAATTGGAAATGGCTCTAGATCATCTCCATTGGTACTTAAGACTTGGTTACAGTATGGGTTGTACAGGGCGTTACAACTTCTTGGGACCTCCTATTAGGAGGTCTGTGATGCCTCTTCCAGGGCAAGAATGGTCAGTGAAGGCAGGCTGAAGTAGAGGAAGAATCTAGCTCTTCTTGTCCTGCTTTCCTGACTGCTGACTTGGTCTTGTGGTGGTGTGGGAGGCTACCAAGCTTGGTAAGGCTCCAGCTGAGGTAGCCGCTGCTTGTTTTTGCCAGCCTTCATCATGCTCTTGCAAAGCCACAGGCTGCGTCACCCAGCTAGACTTAAGTATCCACAGTAACCTTCAATTCAGGTCTGTCGCTGTTCAGATGTAAGATAGACAATGCAAGTCACAACGCAAGCACCTGTACACCCTCTTTATTTACTCTGATGCAACTGCTGTGAACCACTCTGACTTCAGAAATGACTACTCAGTGCAAAGAAACTTGATTCACAAAATCCCTTGCTGTCTTTTGGAAAATACGGCAGTGGAGAAGTTAAAATGTTGTAGCTTACAACCAAGCACAACAGAAAAATGTATCCTTGAGATTACTGCATAAATCGGTTTCACTAGAAGTCTCAACTGCCACTTACAATTTTGAAGTTCAATGCTTCCAAGCTGCAGCCAGAATCGCACTGATAGGAGCGCAGTCTCTTTGCAGCTTGATAGCTGCACGTTTACTGAACGTGTTGCCCTGAAACTCGATGCTGCAGTTACTCAGGACTGATCAGACTGACATTTTTCTCAATGTTGTTTTCTGTAAAAGTCTGCTCTTGATTGTAGTACAGAAGAGATTAGCCCTTCCCCTCACAGAGGTATTTTTTGTATAAATTTTCTGTACCACAAGAATGAAGTTGCAGCACATAAGCCATAcctatgaaagaaaacaaaaacatacatttaCCCCTTCTTTTCAAGATGGACTGGACCTCCCTAAGCTGCAATGCAATAAAACACAATTATTTCAAATCACCTTGCAAACGTTACATCTTAAGAGCTCATCCAGTCTCACTGATGCAGGAGCAAGAATGCCAGGTAAAAATTGCTCCCTTGCTTTCAACAGAATGCAGTTCAAAGCTGTAGCTTCAAAAAACCACGTGGCAGGTCAGTCGAACGCTGGCTGGGTAACTTACCAGGTGATGATGTATTGCATGTGCTCGTTTCTCAGGCTCACTCTTGTCTGGCCTCCAATGGGCCCTCCAGGGACCGTGCTTCCTATAGGTACAACACAGCGCACAAGTTAAATCTAGTCTGCATCGCGTAGAGCTGCCCTTGCTGTGAGAAATGGGATGAAGGTGGTCAGTTCGTGTGGATaccctgctcctcttcctcaggcAACGGGGTTCCCAAGTTACCAGCAAAGCCAGAGCTGCGGGGCAGGCAGCCCTACAGCCAGTGGCTGGTTGTGCTCAAGGCATCGACCACCACCTGCATCTCTTCCGAGCGTGCTACTGTTCCCCAGTGCTGGCTGCCTATCACCTTCAAAATAGTAAACCTAGCAGAGTacacaaagaagagaaagatgcaaTACCTTTCCAAGTGCCCAGGAGAAATGGCTAACTGAACGGAAAGTGGGAGAGAACGATGTGAATTGGACGTGGGTTTGGGTTCCTCTGTGACTTACTGAAATCTGCATCAATAAAGACAGGCTCGGCGCCGGTCACCTTTGCCATAGCCTCCAGGTCACGGTAGTGCCAGCGGTTTTTCTCAATGTTGTTTTCAGGCACAAAAGGTTTCCGGGTTTCTGATAACCTCACCACCCCAGTGAGATCAATTTCATCTTCAATCTGAAAAGaagtgcagaggagaaaaaaggaatctTTCAAGGTTCATTTCATATTCTGGCATACCAGGTCCTGGTAGAAAAATAGGGCACTTGTGGGGTCTGATGATAAATCAAGTGGTCGTGCCCTGCAGTGGGGCAATGCTgtaacacagcacagaaaaagacAGATCGAGAACAGCTCCTTATTTGTAAAAAACATTACTTACTTAaagaaaagatgggaagaaaaggtTTATCTTCTTTGAAAAGTGCAATGACTACTTAAGTAACCTCCCATGATGCTGAACATGGCTACTGCCTTTCTTTGTGTGTCAGTAGTGCCCCTGGGTAATGACAGGGCAGAAAGTAACACACAACATTCCCTGTATCCCCCTTACCTGTCC contains:
- the MED22 gene encoding mediator of RNA polymerase II transcription subunit 22 isoform X2; the protein is MAQQRVLPQSKETLLQSYNKRLKDDVKSIMDNFTEIIKTAKIEDETQVSRATQGEQDNYEMHVRAANIVRAGESLMKLVSDLKQFLILNDFPSVNEAINQRNQQLRSLQEECDKKLIALRDEISIDLYELEEEYYSSSYSLCDSNDLPLCEAYWRQDFATLSPESLSMPLTAATAEQSVATSQSSTPSHPHVNGHGAGPTDHS
- the MED22 gene encoding mediator of RNA polymerase II transcription subunit 22 isoform X1, coding for MAQQRVLPQSKETLLQSYNKRLKDDVKSIMDNFTEIIKTAKIEDETQVSRATQGEQDNYEMHVRAANIVRAGESLMKLVSDLKQFLILNDFPSVNEAINQRNQQLRSLQEECDKKLIALRDEISIDLYELEEEYYSSSLCDSNDLPLCEAYWRQDFATLSPESLSMPLTAATAEQSVATSQSSTPSHPHVNGHGAGPTDHS
- the RPL7A gene encoding large ribosomal subunit protein eL8, whose amino-acid sequence is MPKGKKAKGKKVAPAPAVVKKQEAKKVVNPLFEKRPKNFGIGQDIQPKRDLTRFVKWPRYIRLQRQRSILYKRLKVPPAINQFTQALDRQTATQLLKLAHKYRPENKQEKKQRLLARAEQKAAGKGDAPTKRPPVLRAGINSVTTLVENKKAQLVVIAHDVDPIELVVFLPALCRKMGVPYCIIKGKARLGRLVHRKTCTSVAFTQVNPEDKGALAKLVEAVKTNYNDRYDEIRRHWGGNVLGPKSVARIAKLEKAKAKELATKLG